The nucleotide sequence TTATAATAAACTCAAAGCATTATTGATAGTAAGTatgtgtttctattttcttacaaTGGGACCAACACCTATTACTGTCCCAAATTCTATCCCTATTCTCACTAGCTTGAACTTCTCGGATTGTCATAAGCAACTCAAGTACTACCTAATGGCCATGAACCATTATTACTACTTGCACCATGACAAACCAACTTATGTTCTCACTGAGTATAGTACTAGTGATCTTTTGTACTGTGTCAAATTGTCAATAAAGAAAGGACTTTTCATTCTTATCATCAAATTGGCTGCGAAATTCTTTTGTCTCATCTACTAACCAATTTGGATTACCAAACAGGTGTGTTTGCTTATCTCTTTGCTCACGTTGGTGGCATTTTcgttgaaaaatcaaagtttaTCCAAAATTTAAGATCTTTTTCTAGAGATTAGGTCATGGAGGCATTCCCACCAAAGACATCGTAGGAAAACTAATGGATATTGATCCAACCAGTGGATTATGTCTAAACCAGTAGGAATCTATCAGACATATTTTTCTCTTATGCGACTTTTCTAAAAGGATTTAGGCAGTTGGCCCATTGGGATCAAGAACTGAAGTtatttctgcattttctttaagcattttattattcatttcttTAAATCCATCCCTGAgaacaatttaaattttttctttactaCTTTCATCATTACAGCCTCCTTCAAATGGAAACATAGGAATAAGGTTACGTACAACCATGAAAAACCAAATCCCTACTTGATTCTTCACAATGTAAAGAAATGGACTGCTCAAGCATGTCACCCTATACCTCTCCAGGTGAATTCAATCCATATGACTCTTCCAATTATACCTAATTTTCCCGATgtgaacccaccaatcctcatttgTGTGAGAGTCACTAATGCAACTAACAACATTTCTAGGTGGGCTAACTGTATCATGCATAAAGAAATTGTATCTTATTAAGTGTTAATTATATGATGATAGGATAAACCATTGAAGCATGCACTCGGCTATTCCTCATTGGCATAAAGCAGGTGAGGGACAATGGATGGAGAATCGAAGAGATGTAGAGTGATTTAGAAGAACTTGGAGAACTAATTTTTTATTACAGTACCACTTTGTGGCCTTGGAGTGtgatccccttttttttttggatgtgtATAGTTTTGTCTAGTCCTATTTTTGGACTCAAGCCTAGTAACGAAGTGGTACTAGTAATGCGTAGGATAGCACATGTGGTAATAGCAAAATAATCTCacttttctaatttcagttcCTACACTAATGTAATTCACTTTCTTTCTACttaatgaattttttctttctcttataattaaaaaaaaaaggagtctTCACCACACCTTGTGGACCCAATGCATGGAAAGTTCGTTGTGACACAAGAAAGCATCCAGATCAAGTATGTTGGGGGTACTAAGTTTCTATTGTAACATTATTATCCATTGATACTAAAGCAAATCTCATCTCATTATGGACGTAAATAGTCTTGCTAAATCACATTAACCTTTATGTTGCATTGTGTAATCGTTTGTGTTTAATTTCCATCCATTTCCTAAATCATTTTAGGTTTTCCATTCTATGAAGTAAGAATTATTCCTTCAATGAAAGAAATTATCAGTTGTGGGATGACAAGCTAAAGAAGTACATAGACAAACTCAAGGACACTAGCCCGATAGATTGGTTACCTTGTTGACAATTTTCACAAGACGTTGCTCTACGGCCAGATTTACAATTACCCAAGGGACAAGAGCAAGAATGGAAAATATAGGTCTTGCATGGATGATGGATGTTCACCAATGATTTGTATAGTGGAACAAGCCTGAGGGAAAGGATATTGTCACCAAAGAGTACTTGATATCTGTTAATTGAACTGGGTCAGACTGGGTCCTGGCCTGGTTCGTTCGTGGGTCGCCCACTtgggtaatcatagacccactaggattaaGAACCCTAGCTGGCCAGTtatctataaataagagggtttggCCACAAAGgtttttgacctaatctcaagaGATCTCTCTCTCCGTATTCCcttctgtctctcccaattgagagtgtctccaaggatctccattacAGTCCCTGGATTTGGAAGGTGGAAATTTGCCTAGTGAGATCGCCGCAATAATTCGTTTGTCGCTGTTCGTGCGGATCGAGGCATAGTGCAACCCGATCCATTCCGCTGCGTGGAAAGCTACATCAAGATAATCTCCGATTCTCTAATATGTTTTCCTATTTACAATATCAAACCAGTCTAGGTAGGCTGGTAGGGACAATTACTTTTGTTTATGCTGTTCTGTATtcacatcttttcttttctaaacaAATTGCATTACATACTACAACATTCATTCACTCTGTTTGAATCCTGAACAAAGGAAGGCTGCAAAGTGTTTTTGCTGGATAATAATCCAATGGCTTCTTTATTAGAAGCCATGAAGAAGTTGAGAAGTTGGAGAGGTACTTGGCTTGATAAACGATAAGGATCCTAAAACACCATGATATCCTCATTTTGCTCCATCAAGATGATTCTATTGCATTCTCATTCCTCAATGTACATTCAATTTTCTAGTTTTAAATATAAAGCTTGGATTTGCGTAGTTATTGCATACCAGAAATTTTGGGTAGGTCCTTAATTATAAGCATGGAGTCAATAAATTCTAAAGTCACAAGTTTAAAATTTCTTTAGTTAGGATTATCTTATATGCACCAGATATTCAACTTCTTGAGAGAGAACTCTTCTCACCAAAATCTTAAGGGCCTGAAAGATAAGAACCCTTGAGGTTAGTTGAATGGAAAAATGAGATCGTATAAAGTATGATCTATCTGCAATTTCCAAAGCTCTCAGATGAAGCTACTTACAAAATCAAGTTGTATAGGCAACGATTGACAAATTAACAAGTCAAATTTCATCAGATAAGGTTCATGGTACTGTAACTTTTACAATACTTCGTATATGCACAGGCCACAGGCCTACCAAGGTCAGTTGACATTACAAATGATAGGAATTAGATTTATAAAGGTGAAATGAAGggggaagagatgaagaaagaatgaaaaCAAAGTTCTGCCGGACAACAAAACAGGATGGTGTAATGATTTGGTTAGAACATTAAACAGTGAACATTTCTTCGTCAGCCCGAAGAGTTATCTCAATTATTAAATCAATCAATCTTGAACCAACAGATTCTCTTGATCCAGCAACGAACTTCGACTTTTAGCTGCATTTGTGAAAAGCAACGAACATAATCAGTAACTCTTAATCCTCCATAACAAGAAGCATGGGTGAGAAAATATTGGAACATGAAAAGAATTATTACCAGGACTTAGAATTCTTATACATTTTGTTATAGATTTCACCGACCTCTGAGAATCTGGACCTGTTTATGGATAAGGAGAAAATAAGAACTGATTCTAACAGAATACAAAGTATGGATTGAAGAAGTTCTACATGGAGAAAGATTGGTTTCATCACCCTGTATATTCATATCCTTTTCAGAAAGAACCTCTGTTACAGTTTTTGAAACTTCTGATAATACTTCATTAGCCTCCAAACCTCCTGCCGTCGATCCATTTGGTGACCTGTGTATgattaataaaatttaaaatttaagagAAACAGAAAGGTTGAAATATATAATTGTAAGGATGGTTACATGTAGATTGCATAAGAAAAACATGTGAATGTCAAAATGAAAGTGTACCCTGAAAAAGGAATTGAAGTTGGCAGAGAAGAAAATCCATCCCCTTCACAGTCAATATCAATTAACAATTCCGAGAGGGAGAAATCTACACCGAAAACATCAAAATTAGGGATATCCATGTCAAAGATATCCACTTCCCCATTGGATCCAGGTTTGTAAACCTCAGCAGTAGTGGATTTTGCCGAGGGAATATCAGAGCCATCAAAATCTAGCCTTCCTTTCACATGATCTCTCTTACTTAGCTTCTTTAAATTTGTTTTAATGGGTGAGGAAAAGACATAATGGTTGGTTTCCTTGGAATAACAAGTAATGTTCTTGAAAGGACTATTATTAACTGTGTCACATGAGACCATAGAGCAACTTATGGGAGTGGTTTCCTGTGTATTGTCAGTAGAATAAACGCGGGAAGAACTGTCCAATGGAGAGAGAGTTTTCTCACTAGAAGAGGGTAATGCTTGGGGAGGGGTCTTAGGATCAGGTGGAATGGTTAGAATCAGGGGGGACTGAGAAGGTTGCTTGAACAAGCTCTTCACAACAGAGGATCCCTGAGTTGTTGAGCCATTTGGGACCCGGTTACTTGGTGATGACTGAATCCCAAGAAACTGCTTCACTGTCTCTTTGGTACTGGTTGTGTTATTAGATTGCAATGGCACACTGCTAACTGcaaaggacaaagaaaaaaaaattagaaacagagGTAACAAAATAAACCAGCAGAAATCATGTTAATCATAAGCTTAAAAAGAGATTTTACTTCCAGTTGGTGGAAACTTTCCATGCATTTGACTGCAAGGCCTCTTTGCTGTTGGTGGAGCATCAGTGATGGTCCTCAAATCCTTTCTCTTGTTTGTAGCTTCAAGGTCATTGGTGGGTGTTGAGAAATTTAAGGCATCCCTAACAGGGTTTGAGCTCCTGGGAACCGAATGCGTGTTGGGAGTCCTGGACATGGCAAAACCAGCTGTTCGGGGAAACAAAATCTCAGTTAGAGGGTGGGGTCCGGAAATATCAATCCGATCAACCTAATCTAAGATCTGCATTGTATTTTTAGACCAAAAATATCGAAATCTTAAGTAGTCTTTAATCTTCACATCCATCTTCATAATGTCCAAAATTTTCTTGCGCATGATACAACATATGTGACAGGAGTTGGAATAAAATCTCAGAGACTGCAAACTGAATCTCCTATTTCTTTCTCCAGCCACATTATTCAACCAATGAAGCTAGTAACAAGCAATCAGTCCAAATACACCCAAGCCAACAAATAATTTTGGAATCAATATGAACTAAGTATTTCAACATGGTTTATTGAGTTACTGCCCACCAAAGTAAGGTTAAAGTCTCAACTTTATCAGATCACATGACAGGTATCAATTTTGGAGTCTTGATGTGAATTAGCAGAAAGGCACAAAGATGGATGAGCATAGGTTGCAAGACTCTTTCATTTATGTAGAAACCTGATGCGGCTCAGATCTCCCCAGCTCTTGATTCGAgttcaagaacaagaaaactccaagaaaaagagagtTGCAGAAGCAAGAAGAACAGAGGAAAGAAAGTAAACCCCTTATTATTCTGTTCTGACCGTTTTCCAAGCTTATAAAGCTTGGCTGATTGGGTAATTACAAGCTAACTAATTCTGTTACAAAACTAACTAATTGACCAGTTACAACTAATCTCTTAATTTCCTTCTAACTGTCCactgattctgtttttttagCTTTCATAACCTTTCAGCCAATAGGGCTTCTTCTGTCTTGTAGGTCTAGGGACACGGAAGCCTGCAAGAGCGTTGGAATTATGCTCTTCAAGAGTGATGCCTTGCCCTTTTGGATCAAAACCCGACTAGATCCAGTCAATTAAGTTAAAactatgaaattagaaactaattttagCGGTGGGAAGGGAGATTTTCTCTGAGCATTTTCCCCTttgttgtgtgattgttttAGAAGTGTTTCAGTgagaagaaataataaaaatgcaaaCATATCAATAATAAAATTGCAACAAGGCCGACGGTGGGTTTTGAATGACCAGATCAGATATGAACCACTAACTAAGAAAACCACAAgcttaaaaatcaaaagtagagTTATTCAACAAATAGCTGAGAATAAATGCAAATGGTGTTGGAATAATACCTGCAGGGGATTCAGTATTGCGATCTGATGGCAGAATCAGAGACATTGACTTAGGTGCCGTAGCCGAAGTCAAAGATTGGGAAGAGTTTCCGGCAGAGTTGTAAGCTTGCATCACACCTTGCATGCCCTTCAATAGCGTCTCAACGCGACATTTTTCCTGCTCAACCAATCGCTTCTCCTGCTCGAACATCACCTTTTGCTCCTTCAAGCAAATGTAGTCATCCAAGATCGATGCGAGACTCAACAAACTCTTTGGCGCCTGCAAACAAACACATTCCAAGTGGAACACCGCTGGGAGTTAAGGGAAGGATGAAcgaggaagaacaagaaaatcaatttaaaaagaaaatgctaaATTGGAGTTTTGAGAGAGAGACGGAAATACCTCTTGGACATTTGTTTTCGAAATGAGAGTTGAAGCTTCGGTTCTGAAGATTGAACGAGTTTGACCGTAGTTGTTGTCGGAGAGATAACGATCAACAATGAACGCGATCTGGACTGGAGTGACCTTTCCCTTCCCCAAGATCTCTGGTTTTTTGGTCTTCGTTGGCCTCCCCATCTCTCAGGGGTGGAGGGGAATGGGAAAGGAAGGAGGAAACGGAGATTAGGCGATAGAGGGAAgttagaagaggagaaagagagagacagagagagagagagagacagagagagagagagaaacagagacaaggaaggaggagagaagagagggaactAATAGTGTACCAGTGCTGTCGTCATGGACATGAGGAACGCGGGAGCGGGCGATTTTGAAAATTTAGACGAAAAAAATGTTGGGGCGCGGTTTACATTGTTGACGTGTCTCAAAGACAAAAATCAGAGTGAAAACGGTAGAAGTTCACTTTCGCAGTGGCGGTTCCTATTTGgcgtttttttttaatttattttaagaaaaaaagttgGGTACAttgccgatatcaagtatgctagcactcattgtgtctatctctttcttccctttttttctgaaatgatccCATATCTTTCCTGAAtaatactccatcatgtgttcctattggtgctatctgctagcatacttgatatcgacggcatatctatccctctcccttattttaaatagggattaaaaaaaatggatcgGATTGATCGATTCGATCCGGCCGATCATCTCATTTCCAGGATTCTAACCTCGGATGAAAGGCTATACTTAACTAAACTTTGAcaccctaccaaaaaaaaaaactaaactttgACACTCTTTTGTGTCTGTGTTCTGTTTTTTAGGGTTGGGGATAGAGGTCTCAAAAAGAAGTCCGAATTGAAATTGACTGGATAAAATTGGAAAAACTGTTTGGGTTGGACCACTTATATCAAACAAGATGAGTTTTTTATCGGTCGGCTtcaattttgagttttttagaACTATTGTAAGCTGAAACCAATCAGTCCAACCGAATTATCgaagccaaaaaaaaacttgataaACCATTGACACTGatattttataaatctttttttttttctttttatatatccGTTTGTTTCGGTGTAAAATTTTGCCTAGTAAAATATTACACAtataaaattttacattttgaaaaaatttcccatgtttgttTGTGAAAGTGGTAAAATATGAAATACAAATTTTCAATATGATCCCTCAGATTATAACCTTTTGTACAAGCTGTAACTGTTGGTTCAGCTATCAAACAACCAGTGTGCATCTTTGAATACCTCAAAGCATTTCTAGatcaaattgattttgattttatctcACATCTTCCTGTACAATCGTAGATGGCAAAGGCAATTTAATAGGATGGGTCATGGAAAACCAAATCCAGCTTTCATAATTTGAAAATGTCTTAAACGCTACGAACGCAAGAGGGAAGAGCACCTCGTCTCTGCTTCAGCTCGTTTGTTTCTTTAGAAGTACCGCAACTCACCAAGGCTTCAGACCCAGATGTTAAACGCCCCACTTCCACCCTGGACTGCTCAACAACCCGACGCCGACGCCGACGACGgagacttcttcttctttttctcctttaggTGGTGCTTGAGAGGGTAATTCTTCCAATGCAGAACCCGTGATTGGTTTTCGAATGGAATTCAAAGCCtctatttaaattttgatttagcATCCGATTTGTATGTTTCAATATTTCATAGCGATTCGTCGTCTTTGGTGTATCCTAatgaaatccaagaaaaaaataaaaatcaagggagatttaaagagaaaaaaaaaaaaaaagagcccaaTCTTCTATTAGGGACCCTGAAACATACCTGTTTCAGTGTTCTTATATTTTGTGTCGATTGCTGTATGAATTCAAGCAAATCCTGCTTCGTCTGCAAGAGAAATCAAACAGGTTAATACTAATTAACAATTGGGaagataaaaaaacaaataacagTTTAATTTAACTTACCATGGAGACTGCGACACCAGCGTCCGCCGTCACATCTTCCGCGAGATGGAGATCCTCTGCCGTACAGACTCTCCCTACACCATCCGGTGCCACGGGATTTTCGAGAAACCCACCGGCGACATCTCGATCCCGATGGAGTACATGGACAGCGGTGCACTCGATTCTCTCCTCAAATCCCATGGAACCCTCTCAGAGCAGTCACTCAACCCAGGAGACATTTGCGGGGAAAACATATGCCTAATCTCATTTTTTCTCTATCCATTTTATGGAGAGCGATGACAATGTTTTACCGGCTATTTTACGGCCGTTTTCTAGGTAAAATTTATCGATCTATTTTCAGGTAAATGCAAGGTACTGGGTAAAATTTTCCATGCCGAAACAAACGGAGCCATAAGGAAAAACTAAGGGCccatttggtaacgtttctaccgtttctgtttgaaacagaaacggtagaaacataaatttccgtttctagaaacagaaacagaattgaaggtgtttgataagtcatgtttttagaagtcgatggtaaccagtgaaagaattgccacaagtcatttctagaaacggcgaaatAAGTTGAATTTGTTTCGCCTagatcatttcttgaaccataaataagtaaaaatttctatttctatttctaaaaataagtgaaacgaaacagttttatcaaacgctttttgctccgtttctgctgtttctagaaacagaaacggcagaaacacgtttcttgaaacgttatcaaacgggccctaagagtGAACTGTTAAAGCAACCAATAACTATCGGTTATTGTTTAGTGAATAAGTGCTTAGCACAGTTGGAAGAGTGTGGAGCAGTAAAACCCACCCTACTAGCAATGTCTTGGGTTCAAAGCTTTTTGATTCACATTGGGTACAAATTAGTGAATAAGTGCCTAGCACAATTGGAAGAGTGTGGAGCAGGAAAACCCATCCTACTAGCGAGATCTTGGATTCTCAAGCCTTTTGGTTCACATCCGGTACAAATTAGTTTTAGAGACCAAACCTTTATTGGTTCAATTCACTCTGAACTAGCATTATACCTAAAAAAGCATTCCAACAAACCATTtgacacccttttttttttttttttttttttttaattgcctaAATCTActtagataagaaaaaaaatcatgagacAAAGGAGTTTGTTGTACTGACCTTTTGGTTCACATCGGGTACAAATTAGTTTTAGAGACCAGACCTTTATTGATTCAATTCACTTTGAACTAGCATTATACCAAAAAAACCCGGGAGAAAAGCACTCCAACAAACCATTTGAtgcctctttttttattttttttcttttgtatcattttttttttctgatttttgttcACATAAATGGTTTTAGTTGCATTTGGTaacatttatggagcttgtttctatgttaaaaaaattggtaaaacacaaaaaccaaaaagagatcaagagtcatttatgtgttttggccaaaattgattttcagttatttttgcattgaactttaatgagcacgtgcttaaagtcccaatatgaaggggtaaaatagtcattttttttgtaattagaaatccaagcttcttgtcccctcttcttcaattcaaagtggagaaagagagttataaagcATATGTGTGAAGGGAATCTCTTAACCCACTCCTTCAAAAAACTATTTTACACATAgaaataccaaactatttctcacaaaaaaccatttttgtcaagtaattaccaaaccatttttatgttttgataaaaaatggttttcactaataatttttgttaattatgtaaaaatcaaaaagaaaaatgataccaaagagggccttagataagaaaataaatcatgaAACAAAGTAGGGTTGAGTTTGTTTTAAACCTACTTTTCTTGTAAACCTgcttgttttgtaatttttgtttgAATCTAAGTAAATATAGGaaattgtctttttctttttttcctttttttttttttgggggggggggggggttgatgTGTTAGGAACCTTGGGTAAACCTAGAATTAGTTATAAAAAGACCATAAAATCATATCATCTCTAgactttctcttttctcttttgttttatttttaggcAAGGTTTTCCTACCTTAGTTACATGAGAGGGAAGGGATCTCCTATGCTACACCAATCACAACCTAGGAAACAATGTCATCAATAGGGAGCTTGCATGGTTAGAGAGAATGTGTCAATGCAAGACCCACAAGGTCAATATAATGTGATGTAGTTGGGTGTTAGTAATTACAACATTGACAGTCTGAGGCATAGTATGGCCAAGGGGTGGATTCAAGTatcgtgggctcagaggtcagtataataattataataatagttGGTTGATTGGATGCCATGGATTGCTATGGATACATGTAGATTGTTTTTTGTTAGATCACATCCCAATGCTATAACCTTTTGCTAATAGGGGATAAGGTATTAGTTAATCTCACTCAGTGAGAAGGTCTTGGGGGACTACTACACCAGAGTACGATGTATTGTATCCATggagtgatgtagataagtcacttaatgggcttattttattacaaataagccttaggttagGTTATGTATGTATTAGGCCTTTGAtcacatgggttttctttgaaattgaccACTTTAATAGGTCTAAAACATGGGTAAAAGAtaggaaaatgagatttaattcattaacaGAATTAGTTGTtctttaattcaataaaggcccattaggccattggttggttgtaaagtcctatatagactattagttagtaggtcctactccatgttggagttataaagtctagtcctagttctatttgaagtcctagttgtattaggagtgtctagtcttaTTTGAAAACTAGCTCATATTTAGAGTTTGATTGCaatgccctctataaatagaggagtctatgtactcataatttcatatttgaataaaaaagatTTGCAATGGGTGAGAAGTCTAGGTTGAGATAGCCATCTTCTCTCCCActtctcttgtttcttctttattttagttactttatttcctttttattttctatttactGTTATTAGAAGTTTAGGCCTGTTAAAGCATTCAAAATTAGAATCGGCCAGCCAAAgaattcttgttcttgaagccaattgaccctcattgctgccaAGTTTGAGATATGATTTGCacatcctttggaggactggttctatactctaagaagatcaatcgatcctctcttaaAGGTTATCTaaagaagacaagttgatgttcctgcaaaattcttcacattctctctcctaggtttgaaaatcaagaaagcacaTAACTCCATAACTAGTCGTCAGAAGCTTTTCatatttggggatttttgtaCCCTTAGTGGGCCCTACAATCGACCAAATTTGTAGCTCAATTGGATCCTTACAGGCCTAACTGCAcctctctctagctctatagcagatctttctctctcctatcaggttaggttttgggctgattttgctcctGCATTGATTTTGTATCCCTAGGGTTTTATTTGATGGCCTCatttccttgtttcttgatttttctctctcctatcgggttgggttttgggctgattttgctcctatattggtattgtatcattggagatttatttgatggtttatttctttgtttcctgatcttatttatgattttttt is from Macadamia integrifolia cultivar HAES 741 unplaced genomic scaffold, SCU_Mint_v3 scaffold2168, whole genome shotgun sequence and encodes:
- the LOC122065970 gene encoding uncharacterized protein LOC122065970 isoform X1, whose amino-acid sequence is MGRPTKTKKPEILGKGKVTPVQIAFIVDRYLSDNNYGQTRSIFRTEASTLISKTNVQEAPKSLLSLASILDDYICLKEQKVMFEQEKRLVEQEKCRVETLLKGMQGVMQAYNSAGNSSQSLTSATAPKSMSLILPSDRNTESPAAGFAMSRTPNTHSVPRSSNPVRDALNFSTPTNDLEATNKRKDLRTITDAPPTAKRPCSQMHGKFPPTGISSVPLQSNNTTSTKETVKQFLGIQSSPSNRVPNGSTTQGSSVVKSLFKQPSQSPLILTIPPDPKTPPQALPSSSEKTLSPLDSSSRVYSTDNTQETTPISCSMVSCDTVNNSPFKNITCYSKETNHYVFSSPIKTNLKKLSKRDHVKGRLDFDGSDIPSAKSTTAEVYKPGSNGEVDIFDMDIPNFDVFGVDFSLSELLIDIDCEGDGFSSLPTSIPFSGSPNGSTAGGLEANEVLSEVSKTVTEVLSEKDMNIQGPDSQRSVKSITKCIRILSPAKSRSSLLDQENLLVQD
- the LOC122065970 gene encoding uncharacterized protein LOC122065970 isoform X2 — translated: MFEQEKRLVEQEKCRVETLLKGMQGVMQAYNSAGNSSQSLTSATAPKSMSLILPSDRNTESPAAGFAMSRTPNTHSVPRSSNPVRDALNFSTPTNDLEATNKRKDLRTITDAPPTAKRPCSQMHGKFPPTGISSVPLQSNNTTSTKETVKQFLGIQSSPSNRVPNGSTTQGSSVVKSLFKQPSQSPLILTIPPDPKTPPQALPSSSEKTLSPLDSSSRVYSTDNTQETTPISCSMVSCDTVNNSPFKNITCYSKETNHYVFSSPIKTNLKKLSKRDHVKGRLDFDGSDIPSAKSTTAEVYKPGSNGEVDIFDMDIPNFDVFGVDFSLSELLIDIDCEGDGFSSLPTSIPFSGSPNGSTAGGLEANEVLSEVSKTVTEVLSEKDMNIQGPDSQRSVKSITKCIRILSPAKSRSSLLDQENLLVQD